One part of the Tunicatimonas pelagia genome encodes these proteins:
- a CDS encoding GNAT family N-acetyltransferase — protein sequence MKFTVTVATSAHEHFAERISQLIQQAAVARGTGIAKRPPEYIRRKMREGKAIIALQQDQVAGFCYIETWGHRKFIANSGLIVHPDYRKHGLAKLIKKAAFKLSRQKYPNAKLFGITTSLAVMKINSDLGYRPVTFSELTTDEDFWKGCQSCPNYDILTRNERKNCLCTGMLYDPKEKESKKWNVRNQIKKYERWLRLKREAFLKKKQPILKLKLFTK from the coding sequence ATGAAATTTACTGTTACCGTAGCCACATCGGCTCACGAGCATTTTGCAGAAAGAATCAGCCAATTGATCCAACAGGCAGCGGTAGCCCGCGGTACGGGTATTGCCAAGCGTCCTCCGGAATATATCCGACGAAAGATGCGGGAGGGAAAAGCGATTATCGCTTTGCAGCAAGATCAAGTAGCAGGTTTTTGCTACATCGAGACTTGGGGGCACCGAAAGTTTATCGCCAACTCTGGACTTATTGTCCATCCTGACTATCGTAAGCACGGACTAGCTAAGCTAATTAAGAAAGCAGCTTTCAAATTATCCCGGCAAAAATACCCAAATGCTAAGCTTTTCGGAATTACTACTAGCCTAGCAGTAATGAAGATTAATTCAGATTTGGGCTATCGTCCGGTTACATTTTCGGAGCTTACTACCGATGAAGATTTCTGGAAAGGCTGCCAGAGTTGTCCAAATTACGATATCTTGACTCGGAACGAGCGGAAAAACTGTCTGTGTACCGGTATGCTCTACGATCCGAAGGAAAAGGAGAGTAAAAAGTGGAATGTGCGAAATCAGATCAAGAAATACGAACGTTGGCTGCGACTGAAGCGAGAAGCTTTCCTTAAGAAGAAACAACCGATCCTTAAATTAAAACTATTTACAAAATAA
- a CDS encoding response regulator, producing the protein MERNRVLDDKQVIENQAIELQSLNEFKNHFFVNISHEIRTPLTLILGYARRLKDQSEGENARRYAHIIAEQSLNIKGLVDDIVDLSKLEAQKFVLNEVSVDISHLLRKIYTHYQGLFAQQAIELVLDIPESPVIISCDAELMHRAITNLVANALKFTPPEGITCLRMKIADNLTVEVYNTGVGISSHDLSRIFERFYQAENTIANSQGSGIGLAIAKEIVQAHGYRIRAESVPHQYASFTITIPNHQVIPEEIPQPASLTSSQSPAAHSTVPGLQPKLTKRILLVEDNLAMRKYILGIDALKSYEVLEADHGKVALQLLEKHPIDLIITDYMMPHMDGLELVEQLKQKEYTQPVVVITAQTNQQKKLSMLRMSIDGYLTKPFLEEELLLTIEKALRYDDARRQFLAKELGFSESPLTTDELTAFNERLQAIIDENIDNENFAIADLCDQLHLTERTLYRKVKELCGGTPAKLITERRLIRARTYYDQGTYKSTRQLAMAVGFKNSTRFAEKFRTHFGIEL; encoded by the coding sequence GTGGAGCGTAATCGGGTGCTAGATGATAAGCAAGTCATTGAAAATCAAGCTATTGAACTGCAATCCCTAAACGAATTTAAAAATCACTTTTTCGTAAACATCTCTCACGAAATCCGTACTCCCCTCACGCTCATTCTAGGGTACGCTCGCCGTCTCAAAGATCAATCTGAGGGGGAAAACGCCCGGCGTTACGCTCACATTATTGCCGAACAATCGCTTAATATCAAAGGGTTGGTCGACGATATTGTTGATCTTAGTAAACTAGAAGCTCAGAAGTTTGTGCTTAACGAAGTATCGGTTGACATTTCTCATTTACTGCGGAAAATTTACACACATTATCAGGGACTATTTGCCCAGCAAGCCATTGAACTAGTATTGGATATACCCGAGTCGCCAGTAATTATTTCTTGTGACGCTGAGCTTATGCACCGCGCCATTACTAATTTAGTCGCCAATGCACTAAAGTTTACACCACCTGAAGGAATTACTTGCCTACGTATGAAGATAGCTGATAATCTGACGGTTGAAGTGTACAATACGGGGGTTGGCATTTCATCGCATGACTTATCCAGAATCTTTGAACGCTTCTACCAAGCAGAAAATACTATTGCTAATAGTCAGGGTAGCGGGATCGGTCTAGCCATCGCGAAAGAGATCGTGCAGGCACACGGCTATCGCATTCGGGCTGAAAGTGTACCGCACCAGTACGCCAGTTTCACCATTACAATTCCTAATCATCAGGTTATTCCAGAAGAAATCCCTCAACCTGCTTCACTAACTTCTTCGCAATCCCCTGCCGCACACTCCACCGTACCTGGTTTGCAGCCTAAACTTACCAAACGTATCCTTCTTGTGGAAGATAATCTGGCAATGCGAAAGTATATTCTCGGGATTGATGCTCTGAAGTCATACGAAGTATTAGAAGCCGATCATGGCAAAGTAGCCTTGCAGTTATTAGAAAAGCACCCCATCGATCTCATCATCACGGATTATATGATGCCTCATATGGATGGGTTAGAGCTAGTAGAACAGTTAAAACAGAAAGAGTATACCCAGCCCGTAGTAGTCATTACAGCTCAAACCAACCAGCAAAAAAAGTTGAGTATGCTACGCATGAGTATTGATGGCTACCTCACTAAACCTTTCCTGGAAGAAGAGTTGCTACTGACGATTGAAAAAGCCCTCCGATACGATGATGCCCGACGACAATTTTTAGCTAAAGAACTTGGCTTTAGTGAAAGTCCCTTAACGACTGATGAGTTAACCGCTTTTAACGAACGGTTGCAAGCCATTATTGACGAAAATATCGACAATGAAAACTTTGCAATTGCTGATCTATGCGATCAACTGCACCTTACCGAACGCACCTTATACCGTAAGGTGAAAGAACTCTGCGGGGGCACCCCCGCTAAGCTAATTACCGAACGCCGCCTGATTCGGGCCAGAACGTACTACGATCAGGGTACGTATAAGTCAACCCGTCAGCTAGCCATGGCGGTTGGCTTTAAAAACAGCACCCGCTTTGCCGAAAAGTTCCGCACCCACTTCGGTATTGAACTTTAA
- a CDS encoding cadherin repeat domain-containing protein, whose product MKNLKPRFPVIIFLLAVALFSCQEDENPASIEVAISAFSKTIAENPTVGTSLGSLSASTNQGTLVYSLSNQNPAGAMAIDSLTGEITVANASRFDFETNPTLTATSTASVGTVSQSSTVTITLTDVDESVDAVAVEDVTVTMNENPAPGQAIGRVTTTSASGTASFALASQTPSGALALNASTGELSVADSAKFDFETNPTLSAKVVATVGTATDTSDVTITLTDLEDGEVADNAPIAAQDFTVTIDENPAAGQVLGTVSASTTDGSSLSYRLIRLTEDPDPALNAISINSTTGELSITDSAYFDYESRTKVEANYRVISGDLSADAKIIITLNDVDESAQVTITASDFTASVAENPVSGASLGTVTASASDNSVLTYSLSSESVIGALAIDASTGELTVADVAAFDYEVNQSLTATYEATSGTLTESASITITITDVDETGWQTVGIEGFSTGITQNPKIAFNGTTPVVAFHDDAANRRARLMSYNGTQWVNKGGFASPSQADDIQLIIQNGQEVIAYRDGGTGKLTVKRLNSSQVWETLGTEGFSVGATSDINMDINNNGTLYVIYADQGLADQVVVQTYNESTNSWSPVGNTSSGTSLYADIAINGSNLPLIFYQENGTKNGIVKVHTGNLWNGAGPSLANAYFTKIDFTDNGSELAIAFTDATGDNLSVRLLSGNSWIAYVPPSGSSKITDGIANHVDLILSGSRAPIVSFIDQANGSGVTVMRWLQSQSWEVLGSKGFSGAAAYASMAISNGDIYVAYNNSSTGKVTVKKWVE is encoded by the coding sequence ATGAAGAATCTTAAACCACGATTTCCCGTTATAATTTTCCTGCTTGCAGTAGCTCTATTTTCCTGTCAGGAGGATGAAAACCCGGCATCCATTGAAGTAGCCATTTCGGCATTCAGTAAAACCATCGCCGAAAACCCCACCGTCGGAACTTCCCTCGGTAGTTTATCAGCTTCTACCAATCAAGGCACACTAGTCTATTCCCTGTCCAACCAAAACCCGGCAGGGGCGATGGCCATCGACTCGCTCACGGGCGAAATCACTGTCGCCAATGCCAGTCGGTTTGATTTTGAAACCAACCCTACGCTTACCGCCACCAGCACCGCTTCGGTAGGTACGGTCAGCCAGTCTTCCACCGTTACCATCACCCTCACTGATGTGGACGAAAGCGTGGATGCCGTGGCAGTGGAGGATGTTACCGTTACCATGAATGAGAACCCGGCTCCCGGACAAGCCATTGGGCGGGTGACTACCACTTCGGCCAGTGGCACCGCCAGCTTCGCGCTGGCTTCCCAAACCCCATCAGGGGCGTTGGCCCTGAATGCCAGTACGGGGGAACTGTCCGTCGCGGATTCGGCGAAGTTTGACTTTGAGACCAACCCCACTCTTTCCGCCAAAGTGGTAGCTACGGTCGGCACGGCTACGGATACCTCGGACGTGACAATTACCTTGACTGATCTGGAAGATGGTGAGGTAGCGGATAACGCCCCTATTGCTGCCCAAGATTTTACCGTCACTATCGATGAAAACCCGGCTGCTGGTCAGGTACTGGGCACAGTATCCGCAAGCACGACTGATGGCAGCAGTTTATCCTACCGCTTAATCAGACTAACTGAAGACCCAGATCCGGCCTTAAATGCAATTAGTATCAACAGCACCACCGGGGAACTATCCATTACCGACAGTGCCTATTTTGATTACGAAAGCCGAACGAAGGTAGAAGCAAATTATCGGGTCATCAGTGGTGATCTTTCTGCCGATGCCAAAATAATTATTACACTTAATGATGTGGACGAGTCGGCTCAAGTCACTATCACCGCTAGTGACTTTACGGCTTCCGTAGCTGAAAACCCGGTCAGCGGTGCCAGCTTGGGAACGGTAACTGCCAGTGCATCGGATAACAGTGTGCTAACCTACAGCTTGAGTAGCGAAAGTGTAATTGGGGCTTTAGCCATTGATGCCAGCACTGGAGAGCTCACGGTAGCCGACGTAGCCGCGTTTGATTACGAAGTGAATCAAAGTTTGACCGCCACCTACGAAGCTACCAGCGGCACCCTGACAGAATCAGCCAGTATAACGATCACCATCACCGACGTAGATGAAACCGGTTGGCAAACTGTTGGGATTGAAGGTTTTTCTACGGGTATCACCCAGAACCCGAAAATAGCATTTAACGGTACCACCCCAGTGGTAGCATTCCACGACGATGCCGCTAACCGACGGGCGCGTTTGATGTCGTATAATGGAACGCAGTGGGTGAATAAAGGTGGTTTTGCCTCCCCCTCGCAGGCCGATGATATTCAACTCATTATACAAAATGGGCAGGAAGTGATTGCCTATCGGGATGGGGGTACGGGTAAGTTAACCGTGAAAAGACTGAATAGCTCCCAAGTATGGGAAACATTAGGAACCGAAGGCTTTTCGGTTGGAGCAACTTCTGACATTAATATGGATATAAATAATAATGGAACCCTTTATGTTATCTATGCGGACCAGGGGCTTGCCGATCAGGTTGTTGTTCAAACTTACAATGAGAGCACCAATAGTTGGAGCCCGGTAGGCAACACGAGTAGTGGAACAAGTCTCTATGCTGATATAGCGATCAATGGCTCTAACTTACCGCTCATTTTTTATCAAGAAAACGGAACAAAAAATGGAATTGTAAAAGTTCACACCGGAAATCTCTGGAATGGTGCAGGCCCATCTTTAGCAAACGCTTACTTTACTAAAATTGATTTTACCGATAACGGTTCAGAACTTGCCATTGCTTTTACCGATGCTACGGGCGATAATTTGAGTGTACGTTTGCTGTCTGGCAATAGTTGGATAGCCTACGTACCCCCGAGTGGCTCTTCTAAGATCACGGACGGCATTGCCAACCATGTTGACCTGATCCTTAGTGGAAGCAGAGCCCCTATTGTTTCATTCATAGATCAGGCGAATGGCTCTGGTGTTACCGTCATGCGCTGGCTACAAAGTCAATCCTGGGAAGTTTTAGGCTCGAAAGGCTTTAGCGGTGCAGCAGCGTATGCTTCCATGGCCATATCCAATGGTGATATTTATGTGGCCTATAATAATTCATCAACGGGCAAAGTTACCGTGAAAAAATGGGTGGAATAA
- a CDS encoding cadherin repeat domain-containing protein has translation MNRFQPLYYWLLLLVVGFVASCGEDESPEPPTVTIQTFAKTIAENPTIGTSLGSLSASTNQGTLVYYLSNQSPTGAMAIDSLTGEITVASASRFDFETNPTLTATSTASVGTVSQSSTVTITLTDVDESVDAVAVDDVTVTMDENPALGQAIGRVTTTSASGPASFALASQTPAGAMAINSSTGELSVADSIQFDYETNPTISAKVVATVGTATDTSTVIINLTDVEDGEVANEGGEPQPEITANNFTADVDENPTNDQVIGTVDASISNDSILTYSLTTQSVNGALAIDPATGELSVGDSTAFDYESRQSITATYQVSYGTVSESATITITVNDDPVDDLVLTADDFTASIDENSASGTSIGTVSTSISNNNALSYRLTSESVVGALAIDASTGELTVADVAAFDYEVNTTITGTYEVSDLVTGVAPVSANITINLNDVLGSWETVGSSGLTSAASFIELVVNNGQPIFTYSNGANYLAQAYDGTNWSSLGGNIAGNIGGTAEGSVHTAVDNNNIYIAYTDPGNSYRGTVKQYDGSNWVALGTNSRFSAGAAIWLRLAFSSGGSPFVVYNQGGTLGTTVKFLNTTNQWDKVPLGGTGGGIVTGNTFGTDIAFQPTTNRPFVAYALAGNGGGNNVQVKLYGGNSIGWLDHGNSLAGGSTSSSGRSNLNIIEFNSSGKAHVLYKNADNRLYMETRDSNNSVAPWIRLGANISNTVTGYDFIMANNVPYVVYTDQVSGKLTLKKWDGSSWQTVSADFADGTSPDLAYDSNTDTVYVAFADTNDSQSVAVLKWKPE, from the coding sequence ATGAACCGATTTCAACCATTATATTATTGGCTACTGCTACTAGTCGTTGGCTTCGTAGCCTCCTGCGGGGAAGATGAATCCCCCGAGCCCCCAACGGTCACTATTCAGACTTTTGCAAAAACGATAGCCGAGAACCCCACCATTGGAACTTCCCTCGGTAGTTTATCAGCTTCCACCAACCAAGGAACGCTGGTGTATTACCTATCTAACCAAAGTCCGACAGGAGCGATGGCCATTGACTCGCTCACGGGCGAAATTACTGTCGCCAGTGCCAGTCGGTTTGATTTTGAAACCAACCCTACGCTTACTGCGACCAGCACCGCTTCAGTGGGCACAGTTAGCCAGTCTTCCACCGTCACCATCACACTCACTGATGTGGACGAAAGCGTGGATGCCGTGGCGGTAGATGATGTCACGGTGACCATGGACGAGAACCCTGCCCTGGGGCAAGCCATTGGGCGGGTGACTACTACCTCGGCCAGTGGCCCCGCCAGCTTCGCGCTGGCTTCCCAAACCCCTGCCGGAGCGATGGCCATCAACAGCAGTACCGGGGAACTCTCGGTGGCGGACTCTATCCAGTTTGACTACGAAACCAACCCTACGATTTCGGCGAAGGTGGTGGCAACCGTCGGTACGGCTACGGATACCTCCACCGTCATCATTAATCTCACCGATGTGGAGGATGGGGAGGTTGCAAATGAAGGCGGTGAACCGCAACCCGAAATTACGGCGAATAACTTTACCGCCGATGTAGATGAAAACCCGACCAACGACCAAGTGATCGGTACCGTAGATGCTAGCATTTCTAATGATAGCATCTTGACTTATAGCCTGACGACTCAAAGTGTAAACGGTGCCTTAGCCATTGACCCGGCCACGGGCGAACTGAGCGTGGGAGATTCTACCGCTTTTGACTACGAATCCCGTCAAAGTATCACGGCTACCTATCAGGTCAGTTATGGCACTGTTTCGGAGTCGGCCACCATCACTATTACCGTCAATGATGACCCGGTAGATGACCTAGTGCTCACCGCTGATGACTTTACCGCATCGATAGATGAAAACTCAGCATCTGGGACAAGTATTGGCACGGTAAGCACCAGTATTTCTAACAATAATGCGCTAAGCTACCGCCTCACTTCCGAAAGTGTAGTAGGTGCTTTAGCGATAGATGCCAGCACCGGAGAGCTCACGGTAGCCGACGTAGCCGCGTTTGATTACGAAGTGAACACGACGATTACCGGTACCTACGAGGTCAGTGACCTGGTTACTGGGGTAGCTCCAGTATCAGCCAATATTACGATTAACTTGAACGACGTTCTCGGTAGTTGGGAGACGGTGGGTTCTTCTGGGTTAACCTCAGCAGCGTCCTTTATAGAATTGGTAGTAAATAATGGTCAGCCGATATTTACTTACAGCAATGGTGCCAATTATCTTGCTCAAGCGTATGATGGCACGAACTGGAGCTCTTTGGGAGGTAACATTGCAGGTAATATAGGAGGCACAGCCGAAGGTTCTGTACATACAGCTGTGGATAACAACAACATTTATATAGCTTACACTGATCCTGGTAATTCGTATCGTGGTACCGTAAAGCAGTACGATGGTTCTAACTGGGTTGCATTGGGTACTAACAGTCGTTTTTCTGCTGGGGCTGCTATCTGGTTGCGGCTTGCATTTAGTAGCGGAGGTTCACCGTTCGTAGTGTATAATCAAGGTGGTACCCTTGGCACAACCGTTAAGTTTCTGAATACTACGAACCAATGGGATAAAGTGCCATTAGGTGGAACCGGAGGGGGCATCGTAACAGGAAATACCTTTGGAACGGATATCGCTTTCCAGCCCACTACCAATAGACCTTTTGTGGCTTACGCGCTTGCCGGGAATGGCGGGGGAAATAATGTGCAGGTTAAACTTTACGGAGGAAATAGTATTGGATGGCTAGATCACGGTAATAGCCTCGCGGGAGGTTCTACAAGCAGTAGTGGCAGATCCAACTTAAACATCATAGAATTTAATAGTAGTGGTAAAGCTCATGTACTTTACAAGAACGCTGATAATAGGCTTTATATGGAGACCAGAGACTCAAACAATTCAGTAGCACCATGGATAAGGCTGGGAGCTAATATCAGCAATACCGTTACCGGATACGATTTCATCATGGCCAATAATGTTCCTTACGTAGTATATACCGATCAGGTCTCGGGTAAGCTCACACTAAAAAAGTGGGATGGGTCTAGCTGGCAAACGGTATCGGCAGATTTTGCCGATGGTACTAGCCCTGATTTAGCCTACGACAGCAATACTGATACTGTTTACGTAGCTTTTGCTGATACCAACGACTCTCAAAGCGTAGCGGTGCTAAAATGGAAACCTGAGTAA